The genomic region CCTCTATCTCCCGCCGGGCCCCCTCCAGGCTCTCGCCGGTGCGGGCCACGAGGGCCACCGCAAACCCCTCCCGCGCGAAGCGCCGGGCCACCGCCGAGCCGAGCCCCGGCCCCACCCCGACGACCGCCGCAACCGGGCTCACAGCTTACCCCCCTCCTCGCTCCACACCGGTCCTTCGGGGAAGGCATACCTCTCGAGCGAGGCGCGCTTCATCTCTATCGAGTAGCCGGGGGCTTCCGGGGGCATGTATCGGCCGTCCTTTATCACGACCGGGTGGACGAAGTGCTCGTGCAGGTGGTCGACGTACTCGAGGATGCGATCCTCGAGCGAGGCCCCAACGCAGATGTAGTCGAAGATCGAGAGGTGCTGGACGTACTCGCACAAGCCCACCCCGCCCGCGTGCGGGCAGACCGGGATCCCGAACTTCTTCGCCAGAAGGAGCACCGCGATCACCTCGTTCACCCCGCCGAGCCGGCAGGCGTCTATCTGGCAGAAGCTTATGGCATCGGCCTGCATCAGCTGCTTGAAGACGATGCGGTTCTGGCAGTGTTCCCCGGTGGCGACCCCTATGGGTGCCACAGCTTTCGCTATGCGGGCGTGGCCGAGGACGTCGTCGGGGCTGGTGGGCTCTTCGATCCAGTACGGCTCGAAGGGCGCGAGGCGCTCCATCCAGGCGATGGCCTCTTCCACGTCCCACACCTGGTTGGCGTCGACCATGAGCTTCCTCTCCGGGCCTATTACCTCCCGGATGAGGGCGGCCCGTCTGACGTCGTCCTCAACGTCCGCCCCGACCTTCATCTTGAAGTGGGTCCAGCCCCTCTCGACCCCCTCGCGGGCAAGCGCCCTCATCTTATCGTCGGGGTAGCCGAGCCAGCCCGCAGAGGTGGTGTATGCGGGGAAACCTTCCTCCAACATCTCCC from Rubrobacter calidifluminis harbors:
- a CDS encoding L-fuconate dehydratase; the encoded protein is MTRIVGLEAHDVRFPTSRDLSGSDAMHHAPDYSAAYVILKTDEPGLEGHGLAFTCGRGTEVIVSGIEALASLVVGEELERFTSDMGAFWERMTSDGQLRWLGPQKGVIHMATAAIVNAVWDLWAKKEGKPLWRLLSDMSPEEIVSCVPFRYITDALTPEEALKILRENEPTRAEREREMLEEGFPAYTTSAGWLGYPDDKMRALAREGVERGWTHFKMKVGADVEDDVRRAALIREVIGPERKLMVDANQVWDVEEAIAWMERLAPFEPYWIEEPTSPDDVLGHARIAKAVAPIGVATGEHCQNRIVFKQLMQADAISFCQIDACRLGGVNEVIAVLLLAKKFGIPVCPHAGGVGLCEYVQHLSIFDYICVGASLEDRILEYVDHLHEHFVHPVVIKDGRYMPPEAPGYSIEMKRASLERYAFPEGPVWSEEGGKL
- a CDS encoding SDR family NAD(P)-dependent oxidoreductase, translated to MSPVAAVVGVGPGLGSAVARRFAREGFAVALVARTGESLEGARREIE